A genome region from Erigeron canadensis isolate Cc75 chromosome 3, C_canadensis_v1, whole genome shotgun sequence includes the following:
- the LOC122594160 gene encoding protein NRT1/ PTR FAMILY 8.2-like, whose translation MTDEDIYTGDGSVTLDNERAVKSKTGNWRACPFILGNECCERLAYYGMSTNLVNYLEDRLNQGNVRASTNVSNWSGTCYATPLLGAFIADAYLGRYWTIACFSIIYFFGMTLLTLSACVKGLEPRCDDDGCHPTSTQTTVTFVALYLIALGTGGIKPCVSSFGADQFDETDVKERKRKSSFFNWFYLSINVGALFASSILVWIQMNVGWGWGFGVPAVAMAIAVAFFFSGSPLYRIQKPSGSPLVRLCQVVVASFRKYNVKVPRDESLLYETSDSESQIVGSRKLEHTDKFRFLDKAAVETESDRRKSTSNPWKLCTVTQVEELKSIIRVLPIWASGIIFAAVYSQMSTMFVLQGNTMDQHIGPNFKIPSASLSIFDTISVIFWTPVYERIIIPIARKRTHHERGFTTLQRMGIGLVISLFAMMAAATLEVVRLDYVRKQNLYDEETIPMSIFWQVPQYFLIGCAEVFTFIGQLEFFYDQAPDAMRSLCSALSLTTIALGNYLSTVLVTVVAKVTTKDGKAGWIANNLNEGHLDYFYGLLAVLSLVNLLVYVGIAKWYTYKKVSVYPS comes from the exons ATGACAGACGAGGATATCTATACCGGTGATGGGAGTGTTACTCTTGATAACGAACGTGCTGTTAAGAGCAAAACCGGAAACTGGAGGGCTTGTCCATTCATTCTTG GTAATGAATGTTGTGAAAGGTTGGCATACTATGGAATGAGTACTAATTTGGTGAATTATCTTGAGGATCGACTTAACCAAGGAAACGTACGTGCGTCGACGAACGTTTCAAATTGGTCAGGAACGTGTTACGCTACACCGTTGCTTGGGGCTTTCATAGCCGATGCATACTTGGGACGATACTGGACTATTGCTTGTTTTTCCATTATCTACTTCTTt GGAATGACACTTTTGACCCTATCCGCCTGCGTGAAAGGACTGGAGCCACGGTGTGACGACGATGGTTGCCACCCAACCTCAACGCAAACTACGGTCACTTTTGTTGCCCTATACTTGATCGCATTAGGAACTGGGGGGATCAAACCTTGTGTATCATCTTTCGGGGCTGACCAATTTGATGAAACTGATGTAAAAGAGAGGAAAAGGAAAAGTTCATTCTTCAACTGGTTCTATCTTTCCATCAACGTAGGTGCACTATTCGCGTCATCCATTTTGGTTTGGATACAAATGAATGTAGGTTGGGGGTGGGGGTTTGGTGTCCCGGCTGTTGCAATGGCAATTGCTGTTGCGTTTTTCTTCTCGGGTAGTCCTTTGTATCGGATTCAAAAGCCTTCAGGTAGTCCTTTGGTTAGGCTTTGCCAAGTGGTGGTCGCGTCGTTTAGAAAGTATAATGTTAAAGTGCCCCGAGATGAATCGCTTCTTTATGAGACTTCTGATAGTGAATCCCAGATTGTTGGTAGCCGCAAGCTTGAACACACTGATAAATTCAG GTTTTTGGACAAGGCAGCAGTGGAGACAGAGTCTGATAGAAGGAAAAGCACAAGCAATCCATGGAAACTATGCACAGTGACACAAGTCGAAGAACTCAAATCAATCATTCGGGTTCTTCCCATTTGGGCATCTGGAATCATATTTGCAGCCGTGTACAGCCAAATGAGCACAATGTTCGTCCTACAGGGCAACACAATGGACCAACATATCGGTCCCAACTTCAAAATCCCATCAGCTTCTCTTTCAATCTTTGACACAATTAGTGTCATCTTTTGGACTCCTGTATACGAACGTATCATCATCCCCATTGCTAGAAAACGCACACACCATGAACGAGGCTTCACAACGCTCCAACGAATGGGTATTGGTCTGGTGATCTCCTTATTCGCCATGATGGCTGCAGCAACCTTAGAAGTGGTCAGACTAGACTATGTTCGTAAACAGAACCTCTACGACGAAGAAACAATCCCCATGTCCATTTTCTGGCAAGTCCCGCAGTATTTCTTGATCGGTTGTGCTGAGGTGTTTACATTTATCGGACAACTTGAGTTCTTTTACGACCAGGCACCAGACGCAATGAGGAGTTTGTGTTCGGCGTTGTCATTAACGACGATTGCGTTGGGGAATTACTTGAGCACAGTGCTAGTGACAGTGGTGGCTAAGGTGACAACTAAAGATGGTAAGGCAGGATGGATTGCTAATAATTTGAATGAAGGACATCTTGATTATTTCTATGGGTTATTGGCAGTTTTGAGCTTGGTGAATTTGTTGGTTTATGTGGGTATTGCTAAATGGTACACTTACAAGAAGGTAAGTGTGTACCCAAGTTGA